The Vibrio sp. 10N DNA window CTTAGTCGAAGATTTTCAGTCACCTAAACGCGGTAGGAGCTCCTCACTTTCGTGAGGATGACGTCCATATGGGGTATGTTAGAAATGAAGGGATGTAGAGCATTTTTGTCCAGATGTGTGCTAGCGGGGCATGTAACACAAAAATGCCCCATTTCGCGCTTCCTCCCCCCCAAAAAAAATCACTGTCATCCCCTTGAAAAAGGGGATCTCATGCGGCGCGTCGCGAAGCTGAATTACGTGACTTAGTCGAATATTTTCAGTCAATTACACGCGGTAAGAGATCCTCACTTTCGTGAGGATGACGGATATATGGGGTATGTTAGAAATGAAGGGATGTAGAGCATTTCTATCCAAAAATGAGCTAACGAGAACTCCTTAAAAATCTGGCGTGCGCGTTGAGTAGATCCGCATCAAGTGCGGAATGACGAAGTCTTTGTTGATAGTTGCAAAGGTATAGCTATGAATGACAGAGCCTATCGCGGTATAACCGTCTTTGGTTCACTTAGAGAGCTATTATGCTCTGCAAGATCCTCACCTGAGTGAGGGTGACTGATAGCTCAGCGTGATTCACAACAATCGAAGCAGGAGTGCTTTGTCAAAAGTCACTTAGCATTTCAACCTTCCTCTTACCATAAATTACCCTTCCCCCCTGCCGTTTTGCTTGCTTTCCCGCTAGAATACCCCCATCACAACCCACTCACTTTCCGAATCAATAAGGAATGCCATGAGCAGCCAAAATCCACTATCTAGCGATATAGTGATTGTCAGTAACTCTTCCGATAACCCGTTTGCCATTGATGTCGCTTATGCGATGGGGCAGCATGAGGACATCTCTGATGTCATCAGTATGAAGCACTTCATGAATACCGAATTTTGCCCGCGCTTTATCTCCGATGAAGATGACATGGACAATATCGGTAACAGCTTAGAAGGTAAGACGGTCGTTATCGTTAGTACCGGCAACCTTGTGACCAGTCGCCAAGAGCTAGCGATGCACAACTTTATTATTGCGCGTGCTGCTAAAGAGAATGGTGCGAGTCGCGTGGTGCTGGTGGAGCCTGACCTTTTCTTCTCTGCGCAAGATCGTGGCGCGCGTCCTGAGCTTGGTGATACGGGTGGTGAGCGCTCTGTGTCGGACATTAAGAAGTTTGATGGCCAGCCGTTTACCGCGCAGCTTTATGCGCAGTTGTTGAAACTGTCTGGTGTTGATGATGTGGTGACGGTACATAACCACTCAGATTCCGTGCAAAAGATGTTCGGCGATGTATTTGGTGGCCGCTTCTATAACCTCATTCCTTACCAAATTTACGCCCACTACCTGCTTAACTCTAACATCTTGAATTACGGCCCAGATGGCGAAGGTTTGGTACTTTGTGCGCCAGACAAAGGGGCACGTGATTTCGTTAAAGAGATGTACAACCGAATTGGTTTGAGCAAAGCCAAGTTCATCATGTTGGATAAAGAGCGTACCGCTGAACGTAAGGTAGAAATCACCCTGCACAAAGAGAGTGAAGACACCTTCGAAGGGCTAGAAAATTCCAGCATCGTATTGTTTGACGACATGGTTCGCACTGGGTCAACCGTGGTGAAATCGTGCCAGTTCCTGCAGCAGCTTAAACCTGAGAACATGGTGTTTACCGTCTCTCATTTCTACGCCAGTACCGAAGGTCGTGAGCGTATGTCTCATCCTGCATTAGGCGAGATTCTGACGCTGAATACTATGCCGACCATTCTTAACCGCGATGAGCAAGGCCGTCTGCGTAAGAAGATGGTGGTGCTGAAGATTGAGAAGTACTTGGCGCAGGAGCTAAGCAAGATCTTGGACATCCCGCAGCGTTTGGAAGAAGAAAATCCATATAAGATCGATATGTCTTCTAAAAACCCGCGTTTCCAGCGCAAGATTTGGTTCTCTGATCAGCTGTCTGAGCTGAAACACTAACCTGCGCATTCTATCGATTAAGTACAGCGATAGATTAGCTATTTAGTAACGGCACATTCCGATAAAGAGTGTGCCGTTTATTTATTTTTGAACGCCATAAAAACTTGGTGCAGCGCAAAACATACCGCGCCAAGGGCTGCACCACTTGCGAGGTGAATCATGCTTGCGCCAATGCTCTCCCAAAATAGATCTAGGCTAGGGATGTGATTAAATGTGTCCGCTTGAGCGGCGCTTAAGTGCTCCAGCCAAGGCAGGGCGTGGGCAATGATGCCGCCGCCAACCAAAAACATCGCGATAGTGCCAACAATACCCAGTGCTTTCATTAACCACGGAGCAAACTGCAGCAGCCCAATGCCAAGCTTTTGTTTTATTGAACTCTTGTTGGGGTTGTTATTGATAAGCCATAGCCCAGCATCATCAAGTTTTACGATGACCGCCACCAAACCGTAAACACCAGCGGTGACTAATACCGCCACCACACTCAAGCCTATCGCTTGCATGGTAAGAGACTGTGTCATCATAGTACCCAGTGCAATCACCACAATTTCAGCAGAAAGAATAAAGTCGGTGCGAACGGCGCCTTTCACCTTTTGTTTTTCGTAATCGGCAAGTTCTTCTTCGCTCATGGTTAGAGCTGGATGATTACTGGTTGCTGTTGACGTTTCGCCGGGATGGCTCCACCAATGGTGAACTTTTTCGAAGCCTTCATAGCAGAGAAAGGCGCCACCAAGCGTGAGAAGCGGTGTTATAAGCCAAGGGGCAACTAAGCTAATCAAAAGTGCTGCTGGCACCAAGATGACTTTATTAAGCAGTGAACCTTTCGCTACCGCCCAGACCACTGGCAGTTCACGCTCTGTAGAGACGCCGCTGACTTGCTCTGCGTTGACCGCTAGGTCGTCACCGAGCACGCCAGCGGTCTTCTTTACCGCGACTTTGGACATGACTGCCACGTCGTCCATCAGTACAGCAATATCATCAATAAGAGTCAGTAAACTTGCGCCAGCCATGGAGTGGTTCCTTTATGTAGTATTTACCTGTTTTCCATGGCTTTATTGTAGTTGATGTTAAGCGCTAGGCGCAGACTTCTTCGCCTGCTTCATCTTCCATCACGATATCTGTCTCTGAGCTTGCCTCTGCAAGCCATCGTAAAATCGCCGCGCTCGAAAGGACTTTCTGTTGATAGCGTTTTGCAGGCTCGGATAGCTCAATACCATAGGTTCTAAATCTGAGTGCAACAGGCGCATACATAGCATCGGCAATGGACCAGTCGCCAAATAGCCATTGGTCCGGATACTGGCTCATTTGCTCTGACCACATTTCATCGATTCGTTTGATATCCGTACAAGCAGCCTCGCTTAACTCTACTTTGCGACGAGCGCGGCAGTTCATTGGTAGTTCATTACGAAGCGCCATAAAACCTGAGTGCATTT harbors:
- a CDS encoding phosphoribosyltransferase family protein is translated as MSSQNPLSSDIVIVSNSSDNPFAIDVAYAMGQHEDISDVISMKHFMNTEFCPRFISDEDDMDNIGNSLEGKTVVIVSTGNLVTSRQELAMHNFIIARAAKENGASRVVLVEPDLFFSAQDRGARPELGDTGGERSVSDIKKFDGQPFTAQLYAQLLKLSGVDDVVTVHNHSDSVQKMFGDVFGGRFYNLIPYQIYAHYLLNSNILNYGPDGEGLVLCAPDKGARDFVKEMYNRIGLSKAKFIMLDKERTAERKVEITLHKESEDTFEGLENSSIVLFDDMVRTGSTVVKSCQFLQQLKPENMVFTVSHFYASTEGRERMSHPALGEILTLNTMPTILNRDEQGRLRKKMVVLKIEKYLAQELSKILDIPQRLEEENPYKIDMSSKNPRFQRKIWFSDQLSELKH
- a CDS encoding DUF808 domain-containing protein, translated to MAGASLLTLIDDIAVLMDDVAVMSKVAVKKTAGVLGDDLAVNAEQVSGVSTERELPVVWAVAKGSLLNKVILVPAALLISLVAPWLITPLLTLGGAFLCYEGFEKVHHWWSHPGETSTATSNHPALTMSEEELADYEKQKVKGAVRTDFILSAEIVVIALGTMMTQSLTMQAIGLSVVAVLVTAGVYGLVAVIVKLDDAGLWLINNNPNKSSIKQKLGIGLLQFAPWLMKALGIVGTIAMFLVGGGIIAHALPWLEHLSAAQADTFNHIPSLDLFWESIGASMIHLASGAALGAVCFALHQVFMAFKNK
- a CDS encoding glutathione S-transferase family protein, with translation MKLYIANQNYSSWSLRAWLIFAQNNVNVEVEKLTLFTPEFYQTLAEVTPTAKVPALVDSNITTWDSLAIMEYVNERYLDGRCWPASITERAKARAVVSEMHSGFMALRNELPMNCRARRKVELSEAACTDIKRIDEMWSEQMSQYPDQWLFGDWSIADAMYAPVALRFRTYGIELSEPAKRYQQKVLSSAAILRWLAEASSETDIVMEDEAGEEVCA